The sequence below is a genomic window from Thalassomonas haliotis.
AAAGGGCCAAATTCATCCAGCTGTGCTAATACTTGATTCATCTTATTGCGTACTTAATTCTCGGTAAATAGTCATTGCGGCTTAACACCAGCTAAACCGCTGTCGGTAAACAGCTCGCTGTCACTTGCCTGATAACGGCCATCAGTGCCCGCCGCCCCTGCTCTTTTGCTGCCGCTAGCCAGGCTGTAAAAATGCTGTGCGAAATATTTTATCGCAAAATCAGCCAATAGCGCTATCGGTGATTTTTTTTCATACTAGCAAATCAAGCGTTGCAAACCAAGCGCTTGCTTGGTATTGTTGATAAAAAATACAACATGGCTTAATAAGAAAGCAATTAAGCAGGCATGAAAGAGGATAATTTCATGAACAATAAAGTCGTCATCACCTGCGCCCTGACCGGCGTACTCACAGATCCCCAACAACATCCGGTGCCGGTCACCGTCAGTGAGATGGCACAATCGGCCAAAGAGGCCTATGATGCCGGCGCCAGTATCATGCATATTCATTTTCGTGATCAACGCCCCGGCAAAGGCCACCTGCCAAGCTGGGAGCCGGAAATTATCGTCGCCATCAGTGACGCCATCCGCGAACTTTGCCCCGGGGTCATTTTAAATTACACCACAGGCACCATCACCCGGGATCAATCCGGCCCCATCGCCTGCATTGAAGCAGGAAAACCGGAAATCGCCGCCTGTAATGCCGGCAGTCTCAATTATCTAAAAGCCAGATCCGACGGCAGCTGGGCCTGGCCGCCCATGTTGTTTCAAAACCCGGTGGAAAAAATTGCCGAGTTACTTGAGGTGATGAAAACCACCGGCACCCGTGCGGAATTTGAATGTTTTGATTTAGGCATAGTGCGCTCCGTCGGCATGTACCAACAAGTGGGCATGGTAGATAAACTCGATTACAACTTTGTTATGGGTGTCGCCTCCGGTATGCCGGCAGATGCCGATCTCTTGCCGATTTTACTTAAATACATCAAACCCGGCGCCTGCTGGCAAAGCACTTTGATCGGCCGCCAGGAGATCTGGCCGGTACACCAGGCCACAGCCGAACTGGGCGGACACCTGCGCACCGGACTCGAAGATACTTTTTATCTGCCAAATGGCGAGCGGGCCGGCGGCAACGGCCAGCTGATTGAATCCCTGGTCACTATCGCCGAACAGGCGGGCAGAAGCATTGCCAGCCCGCAAGAAGCCCGTGAACTTGTCCTGTAAAGCTTGTCTTAAGGTATGTAATGAATTATCAGTCAATTTTCAAAAGCGGCAGTTTTAACGGGAAAACCGTGCTCATCACCGGCGGCGGTTCCGGCATTGGCCGCTGCACCGCCCATGAACTGGCCAGCCTCGGCGCCAGAGTGATCTTGCTTGGCCGCAGCCGGCAAAAACTCGATGCCGTGCTCGATGAATTACACCAGGACGGTTATCGCGGATGTGGCTATTCCCTGGATATTCGCGACGAACAGGCGGTGATAAGCACAGTTAAGCAAATTTTAGCCAACATTGGCCAGGTTCATGCCCTGGTCAACAATGCCGGCGGGCAATTCCCTTCGCCGCTCGAACATATCAGTATCAACGGTTTTAAAGCAGTATTAGATACCAACCTCACCGGCGGCTTTATCCTGTCGCGGGAACTGTTCAAAACCTGCTTTAAACAGCACGGCGGCGTAATAGTCAATATCACCGCAGATTTTCATAACGGCATGCCGCTCATGGCCCATTCAGGCGCCGCCCGCGCCGGTATGGCCAACCTGACCCAAAGCGCCGCCTGGGAATGGGGACCTTTTGGTGTACGCAGCAATAATGTCGCCCCCGGCTGGGTCGCCTCCAGCGGCCTGGACAGTTATGATGAAAGGTTCAAACAAAAGCTTCGGGAAATTCAAAAGCAGGTGCCACTGCAACGCCTGGCAACGGAGGCGGAGATCAGCGCTGCGATTTGTTTCCTGCTCAGCGAAGGCGCCGCCTTTATCAACGGCATTACCTTAAGAGTCGACGGCGGCGCTTCCCTCGCCTCGCCTGCCGCCATCGCGCCTTTGCAAAAACAGCCAGAGGCACAGCAGCAAGTCTTTGATGGTTTTCACCGCAGTGAGCCTCCGGTTTTCTTACAAGAGCAGCTAAACGAAAACGCCCTTAACGACAAGTCTCTAAATAAAAAGTCCCCAAAGGAAGAACAATCCCATGACTAAGCTCAACTCTTATATCAATCCCCAGGGCCAGGACTACCAGGCAAACCGCGAGCAAATGCTGGCGCAACTGCAGCAGGTACGGGATATCGAACAGTTCTGCATCACCACAGAGCAGGAGAAACAAGGCCGTTATCACAAAAAGAACATGTTATTGCCGCGCGAGCGCTTGCAGCACTTAGTCGATGCCGGCGCACCTTTTATCGAACTCTCCTCCCTCGCCGGTTATAAAATGGATGACGATAAAGACGGCAGCGGCGCAGGCGGCGGCTGTATTGCCGGCATAGGCTATGTCAGCGGCGTGCGCTGTTTGGTGAAGGTGGATAATTACGCCGTCAAAGGCGGCACGGTTTCCGTCTCAGGCATGGAGAAAAACCTGCGCCTGCAACAAATCGCCATCGAAAATAAATTGCCCTTTATCACCCTGGCACAAAGCGGCGGCGCCAACCTGGCCTATGCCACCAAAATCTTTGCCCCCGGGGGACGCAGTTTCGCCAACCAGGCTCGTATGTCTGCACTGGGGATCCCGCAAGTTACTGTGGTCCACGGCAGTGCTACCGCAGGCGGCGCCTATCAGCCGGGGCTTTCCGATTATGTCATCATGGTGAAAAACCAGGCCAGTATGTATCTTGCCGGGCCGCCGCTGTTAAAAGCCGCCACCGGCGAGATTGCCAGCGAAGAAGCCCTCGGCGGCGCACAGATGCATATTAAAGAGCCCGGCAGCGGTGAATACCTGGCGGATAACGACCGCGATGCCATCGCCCTGGCACGGGATATCCTGGCCATGACCGGCAACACATTTAACCAGGAGCAGACACAGGCCAATGCCGCTTACCCCAAACCCGTTTACCCGGCAGAAGAGCTATTAGGCATAATACCGGCGCAAACCAAAACCCCCTATGATGCCAGGGAAATCATTGCCCGTGTCGCTGATGGCTCCGCTTACCTGGAATTTAAAGCGGACTGGGACCAGCAGACCTTATGCGGCCATATCAAACTCGGCGGTTTGCCGTGCGGCGTCATCGCCAACAACGGCCCGATCACCGCCAAAGGTGCAAGCAAGGCGGCACAATTTATCCAGCTGTGCCAGCAAAGCCAGGTGCCCCTGCTGTTTTTACACAATACCACAGGTTTTATGGTCGGCACCGAGTCCGAGCAAAGCGGCATCATCAAACACGGCTCAAAAATGATCCAGGCGGTGGCCAATGCTAGCGTGCCGAAAATCAGCATAGTGATCGGCGGCTCCTACGGCGCGGGCAACTATGCCATGTGTGGCCGGGGCTTTGATCCGCGGTTTATTTTTGCCTGGCCCAACAGCAAAACCTCGGTCATGGGCGGCGCCCAGGCAGGCAAGGTACTGCGCATAGTCACAGAAGCGAAAATGAAAGCCGCCGGCGCCGTTGACACCGAAAAACTGGCTCAGCTCGAACAAGGCACCTGCGCCATGATAGAGCAAGGGGCCGGAGCCATTCCCTGCAGCGCCCGCCTTTGGGATGACGGCATTATCGATCCCAGACATACCCGGGCCTTGTTGATTGAACTTTTTGCCCTGTGCCGCCAGGCAGACCAGCAAGACTTAGCACAAAATCACTTTGGCGTAGCCCGCTTCTAGCGGCAGCAGCAATGGCAAACAGCAAAAAATATTGAACAAAACAAGATATAACTTACGGATGATATTATGATTTTTACAAATGAGCATTTGGCATTACAGCGTACGGTACAGCAATTTGTCCAGCAGGAAATCAACCCCTATATCGACGAATGGGAAGCAGCAGGACAATTTCCCACCCATAAAATCTTTAAGAAAATGGGCGATCTCGGACTTTTGGGCATCAACAAGCCGGTGGAATACGGCGGCCTGGGGCTGGATTACAGTTATGCCATCATCTTAGCGGAAGAAATCGGCGCCGCCCACTGCGGTGGTGTGCCTTTATCCATCACGGTACAAACCGATATGGCCACCCCTGCCCTGGCAAGCTTTGGCAGCGATGAATTACGCCGGGAGTTCCTCGCCCCCAGCATCAGCGGCGATATGGTGTCCTGTATTGCCGTCTCCGAACCCGGTGCAGGCTCAGATGTTGCCGCCATCACCACCACGGCAAAAAAAGACGGCGATGATTATATTATCAACGGCGCGAAAATGTGGATCACCAACGCCACCCAGGCAGATTATTTTTGCCTGCTGGCCAATACCAGCGAAGGCAGCATACATACCAATAAATCCCTGATCATAGTACCGGCCAATTTACCCGGGGTTTCCGTCGGAGAGAAGTTAAAGAAAATCGGCATGCGCAGCTCAGACACCGCGCCGGTATTTTTTGACAATGTCCGCGTGCCCCAGCGCTACCGTATCGGCGAAGAAGGCAAAGGTTTTACCTACCAGATGCAGCAGTTCCAGTTAGAGCGTTTGGCGGGGGCCGCCCTGTGTATCAAGGGCATGGAAAACTGCGTCCAAAGTACTATCGATTATACCCGGGATCGCCAGGCTTTCGGCGCGCCGCTGATCAACAACCAGCAAATCCATTTCGCCATGGCCCATGCGCAAACGGATATCGAGGCCCTGAGATCATTAATTTACCGCGCCACCGAAGAGCTGGTGCAGGGAAAAGATGTCACTAAACTTGCCTCCATGGCCAAGCTGCTGGCGGGTAAGGTTTGCCGCACCCTGCCCGATACCTGTTTGCAATTTTGGGGCGGTATGGGCTTTGTCGAAGAGTCCCTGGTCAACCGCTTATACCGCGACTACCGCTTAACCGCTATCGCCGGTGGCGCCGAAGAGGTCATGCTCGGCATTATCTGCAAAATGATGAACATTTTACCGACACCTGCGAAGAAGGGTTAAGACCGTGCAATTGCCAACCTTTAACCAAATAACCTGCCGGTTAGAACAGCAAGTGCTGTTTATTACCCTGGCGCGGCCAGAGGTCAACAATGCCATGAACCTGGCCATGGTGGAGGAGCTGCTTCAGCTGCTTTCCATGGCCAAGCATAACCAGGACATCCGCGCATTGGTTTTTCAGGGGGCAGGTAATAATTTTTGCGCCGGCGGCGATGTCAAGGATATGGTACAGGCACAAAAACGTCACCAGCAAGGACAGGAGGACGCCTATTACCATTTCAACCGTTTGTTTGGCCAATTGCTTTCACAGGCCGAGCAAAGCCCGAAAGTGGTTATTGCCCTGATTGACGGTTATGCCCTGGGGGGCGGTTTTGGCCTGGTGTGTGTCTGCGATTATGTCATTGCCACGAAAAAAGCCCATTTCGCCCTGCCGGAAACCACTTTAGGTCTGCCGCCGGCACAAATCGCCCCGTTTGTGGTGAAACGTTTAGGCTTAACAAAAACCCGGGAGCTTGCCCTGTTTGCCGAGAGCTTAGACGGCGAGAAGGCTTATGCCATCAACCTGGTCAATGCCCTGGTAGATGACCTGGACAGCGGCAAAGTACTTCTTGATAAAAAACTGAAACAGCTAACACGCTGCGCCCCGGGCGCGACGGCCATCACTAAAGGCTTATTATTAAACCCGGAGAATCTCCCCCAGGAGGCACTTCTTGATTTGGCGGCAAAGCAGTTCTCTGGCCAGTTTAGCCAAAGCGGAGCTGAAGCCTTAGAAGGCACCCGGTCTTTTATGGAAAAACGCCCGCCCGAATGGGCCGTTGGCAAGAGCGTCACTGTAGAGCAGGAGCAAGCATGAGCAAAACTTTCGATAAACTTTTTGACAAGATACTTATCGCCAACCGGGGCGAGATTGCCGTGCGCATCATCAAAACCGCCAAGGCCCTGGGCTACCAGACGGTTGCCGTTTTTAGCGATGCCGATGCTGCCAGCCCCCATGTTTCCCTGGCAGACTGCGCCGTGCATATCGGCGCAGCAAATGTCAGGGAAAGCTACCTGGATATTGAAAAAATCATCGCTGCCGCCAAAAAAACCGGCGCCCGGGCGATACATCCGGGATACGGCCTGTTATCGGAAAACGCCGCCTTTGCCCGCGCCTGTGAAGAAAATCAGCTGGTCTTTATCGGCCCGGGGGCCGATGCCATCGAGCTGATGGGCAATAAACAGCAGGCCAAACAGGCAATGCTGGCAGCCGGTATTCCCTGTATCCCGGGTTACCAGGGAGCAGAGCAAGACAATGAAGGTTTAACAGCACAGGCAGAAACTATCGGTTTTCCGCTAATGATCAAAGCCGCAGCCGGTGGCGGCGGCAAAGGCATGCGTTTGGCTCACGAGCTTGCAGACATAGAAAGCTTATTTAACAGCGCCCGCAGCGAAGCCCTGGCAAGCTTTGGCAGCGATCAGTTGATATTGGAGCGCGCCCTGGTCAATGCCCGCCATATTGAAATTCAGGTTGTCCGGGATCACCAGGGTAACTGTATTCACCTGGGGGAGCGGGATTGCTCGATGCAAAGACGCCACCAGAAGGTTATTGAGGAAGCGCCCGGGGTTAACATCAGCGCTGAACTGAGAAATAAAATGGGCCAGGCAGCGGTAGAAGTTGCCAACAGCTGCGACTACCTCGGCGTTGGCACGGTTGAATTCCTGTTAGTGCAACATGAACGGGAAGACGCCTTTTATTTTCTGGAAATGAATACCCGCTTACAGGTTGAACATCCGATCACGGAAATGATCACCGGTATCGACCTGGTCAAATGGCAAATCGATATTGCCCACGGCAAAGCACTGCCGTTAAACCAGCAACAGGTTCATTTTAACGGCCATGCCATAGAAGCCAGACTGTACAGCGAAGATCCCGCGCAAAGCTTTATGCCGCAAAGCGGCCAAATCAGCTTGTGGTTATCGCCACAAACTCAGCATAGCGATACCAGCATACGCTGCGATCATATGCTGACAGCAACCGCCGACATCAGCCGTTTTTACGATCCCATGCTGGCAAAAATCATCGTCTGGGGAGAAGACAGGGAGCAGGCACGCAGACGGCTGATCCAGGCCCTGCACCAGAGCCAGTTGCACGGTATCCGGCATAATAAAAACTTTTTACTGGAGCTGGCCCAAACCCCGGCCTTTATCAACCAGGACAGTGAAAGCCACATCCATACCCGGTTTATCGACGATAACCTGGAATTGCTGACAAGCTGTAGCCAAACACCGTTAACACCTGAGTTATGGGCATTGGCGGCTGCACTGAGCTATTTATTGCAAGGGCAAGTCTTGCACAGTGGCACCAGGGCATTACAGCAAGTAAACCAGCCGCCGGGATTACCGCTAAGCAAGCAAATGCTGCTACGCAGTGAAGCCGCCCCGCCAGAGAACAAACAACAAAGTGTGGCGATCACACCTGTCAGTCAGGGGGGAAATACCGGCTATCCCGGCCAGTTCCGGGTCAGCTTAGATAAAGAAAGTGCTGATACGGCAACCATCGACATTGCCATCATAGCTATCACTACAAACCGCTTTACCTGCCAGATAAACGGCCTGAGACAAGACTATTATTTCAGTCGGCATCAGCAGCAGCTGCACATCAGCGGACAGGACTTTGACTTTAGCATCAGCGATCTCAGCTATCACACAGTTCAAAACGGCGCGGGGGCTTTATCAGGTTCAGCACAAGACGGTCAGCATTTTGCCCCCATGAACGGCACTGTGGTGGCGGTAGAAAAATCCCCCGGGGATATTATCGAACAAGGAGAGGTCTTACTCACCATAGAAGCCATGAAAATGGAGTTACCGGTAAAAGCCAGCTGTAGCGGCACCCTCAGCCATTTAAATTTAGAAAAAAATCAGCAGGTCACCAGCGGCCAATTGCTGGCGACCATATCAGTTGAAGAAAAAGTCGAGCAATAACAACTTAAGTTGACGTTTTTAAAAGAAAGGAACAAAGAAAATGACACAAACTCACTCACCTAAAAGTAAAGCACTGCAA
It includes:
- a CDS encoding 3-keto-5-aminohexanoate cleavage protein produces the protein MNNKVVITCALTGVLTDPQQHPVPVTVSEMAQSAKEAYDAGASIMHIHFRDQRPGKGHLPSWEPEIIVAISDAIRELCPGVILNYTTGTITRDQSGPIACIEAGKPEIAACNAGSLNYLKARSDGSWAWPPMLFQNPVEKIAELLEVMKTTGTRAEFECFDLGIVRSVGMYQQVGMVDKLDYNFVMGVASGMPADADLLPILLKYIKPGACWQSTLIGRQEIWPVHQATAELGGHLRTGLEDTFYLPNGERAGGNGQLIESLVTIAEQAGRSIASPQEARELVL
- a CDS encoding SDR family oxidoreductase — protein: MNYQSIFKSGSFNGKTVLITGGGSGIGRCTAHELASLGARVILLGRSRQKLDAVLDELHQDGYRGCGYSLDIRDEQAVISTVKQILANIGQVHALVNNAGGQFPSPLEHISINGFKAVLDTNLTGGFILSRELFKTCFKQHGGVIVNITADFHNGMPLMAHSGAARAGMANLTQSAAWEWGPFGVRSNNVAPGWVASSGLDSYDERFKQKLREIQKQVPLQRLATEAEISAAICFLLSEGAAFINGITLRVDGGASLASPAAIAPLQKQPEAQQQVFDGFHRSEPPVFLQEQLNENALNDKSLNKKSPKEEQSHD
- a CDS encoding acyl-CoA carboxylase subunit beta — its product is MTKLNSYINPQGQDYQANREQMLAQLQQVRDIEQFCITTEQEKQGRYHKKNMLLPRERLQHLVDAGAPFIELSSLAGYKMDDDKDGSGAGGGCIAGIGYVSGVRCLVKVDNYAVKGGTVSVSGMEKNLRLQQIAIENKLPFITLAQSGGANLAYATKIFAPGGRSFANQARMSALGIPQVTVVHGSATAGGAYQPGLSDYVIMVKNQASMYLAGPPLLKAATGEIASEEALGGAQMHIKEPGSGEYLADNDRDAIALARDILAMTGNTFNQEQTQANAAYPKPVYPAEELLGIIPAQTKTPYDAREIIARVADGSAYLEFKADWDQQTLCGHIKLGGLPCGVIANNGPITAKGASKAAQFIQLCQQSQVPLLFLHNTTGFMVGTESEQSGIIKHGSKMIQAVANASVPKISIVIGGSYGAGNYAMCGRGFDPRFIFAWPNSKTSVMGGAQAGKVLRIVTEAKMKAAGAVDTEKLAQLEQGTCAMIEQGAGAIPCSARLWDDGIIDPRHTRALLIELFALCRQADQQDLAQNHFGVARF
- a CDS encoding acyl-CoA dehydrogenase family protein; protein product: MIFTNEHLALQRTVQQFVQQEINPYIDEWEAAGQFPTHKIFKKMGDLGLLGINKPVEYGGLGLDYSYAIILAEEIGAAHCGGVPLSITVQTDMATPALASFGSDELRREFLAPSISGDMVSCIAVSEPGAGSDVAAITTTAKKDGDDYIINGAKMWITNATQADYFCLLANTSEGSIHTNKSLIIVPANLPGVSVGEKLKKIGMRSSDTAPVFFDNVRVPQRYRIGEEGKGFTYQMQQFQLERLAGAALCIKGMENCVQSTIDYTRDRQAFGAPLINNQQIHFAMAHAQTDIEALRSLIYRATEELVQGKDVTKLASMAKLLAGKVCRTLPDTCLQFWGGMGFVEESLVNRLYRDYRLTAIAGGAEEVMLGIICKMMNILPTPAKKG
- a CDS encoding enoyl-CoA hydratase/isomerase family protein, translated to MQLPTFNQITCRLEQQVLFITLARPEVNNAMNLAMVEELLQLLSMAKHNQDIRALVFQGAGNNFCAGGDVKDMVQAQKRHQQGQEDAYYHFNRLFGQLLSQAEQSPKVVIALIDGYALGGGFGLVCVCDYVIATKKAHFALPETTLGLPPAQIAPFVVKRLGLTKTRELALFAESLDGEKAYAINLVNALVDDLDSGKVLLDKKLKQLTRCAPGATAITKGLLLNPENLPQEALLDLAAKQFSGQFSQSGAEALEGTRSFMEKRPPEWAVGKSVTVEQEQA
- a CDS encoding acetyl/propionyl/methylcrotonyl-CoA carboxylase subunit alpha, producing the protein MSKTFDKLFDKILIANRGEIAVRIIKTAKALGYQTVAVFSDADAASPHVSLADCAVHIGAANVRESYLDIEKIIAAAKKTGARAIHPGYGLLSENAAFARACEENQLVFIGPGADAIELMGNKQQAKQAMLAAGIPCIPGYQGAEQDNEGLTAQAETIGFPLMIKAAAGGGGKGMRLAHELADIESLFNSARSEALASFGSDQLILERALVNARHIEIQVVRDHQGNCIHLGERDCSMQRRHQKVIEEAPGVNISAELRNKMGQAAVEVANSCDYLGVGTVEFLLVQHEREDAFYFLEMNTRLQVEHPITEMITGIDLVKWQIDIAHGKALPLNQQQVHFNGHAIEARLYSEDPAQSFMPQSGQISLWLSPQTQHSDTSIRCDHMLTATADISRFYDPMLAKIIVWGEDREQARRRLIQALHQSQLHGIRHNKNFLLELAQTPAFINQDSESHIHTRFIDDNLELLTSCSQTPLTPELWALAAALSYLLQGQVLHSGTRALQQVNQPPGLPLSKQMLLRSEAAPPENKQQSVAITPVSQGGNTGYPGQFRVSLDKESADTATIDIAIIAITTNRFTCQINGLRQDYYFSRHQQQLHISGQDFDFSISDLSYHTVQNGAGALSGSAQDGQHFAPMNGTVVAVEKSPGDIIEQGEVLLTIEAMKMELPVKASCSGTLSHLNLEKNQQVTSGQLLATISVEEKVEQ